Genomic DNA from Deltaproteobacteria bacterium HGW-Deltaproteobacteria-18:
TCATGGGCAGGGCGATCAGTAGCCCGAGCATGCCCAAAAGCTTGCCCCAGATCGAAAGTGACAGGAGCATCACGGCCGGGGACAGGCCCATGGCCTTGCCCAGAATGCGCGGTACGAGCACCGCGTCCTGAATGATCTGCACGATTACGAAGACAAGACCGGTCATGCCCATGACCACCCAGAAAGACTGGCCGGTCTCAAGAGCGTGGATGGCGGCCAGCACAACTGCCGGGATAAGCCCCAGCAACTGAAGGTAGGGCACCAGATTGAGCATTCCAACGAAGAAGCCGAGCAGAATGCCCATGGGCAGACCAATCATGGAGAAGCCGGTGGCGAAACAAATCCCGAGGATGCCCGCGATGGTCGTCTGACCGCGAAAATAGAGGTTCATGGCCAGATCGAACTCTTCGACGAAGGACACAACGCTTTCGCGGTACTGGGGCGGTATCAACTCCTTCCAGGCGACCCGCACCCTCTGAAAATCCATGAGCAGAAAAATGAGGTACAGGAGAACCACGGCCGGCACGACCAGGGCCATGAGCACGCTGTAGGTGCCGCTGATGATCCCCATGAGTCCAGGAAGGACCCTGCGCAAGGTGGCCTGAGCCATGGAGATGAAGCTGTCGGTGCGAAAGAAGTCCCGCACCTCGGGCGTGTTGAAATAATCCCGCAGGGCCTGCCACACGTCGGGCGGCAGACGATTGGCGGCCTCCTCGGCCAGCTTGGAGTTGCTGACCAGATCGGAAATGAGCCGGCCCATATGCGCAACCTCGCGCCCCATGAGCGGAATGACGAACCAGCAAAGCGCGCCGACTGCCGCAAAGAAAAAAAACAGGGTCAACCCTATGGCCAGCCCCCTGCTCTTCACGAGCAATTGCACGCGATGCACCAGCGGATTGAGAATATAGGCCAGGAGCAGGGCCACGGCAAAAGGGATGAGCACGTCACTGAGGTAGCCCAGGGTCGTGATGACGCCCCAGAGCAGCCCTGCGGCCAAAGCCATGCGCACGACGCGGTCGAAGGAATATGGAGTCTTGTCGAGAATCATCAGCCCTCCCGAGGCTCGGCAATATGAAAAATACGCAGGAACCAGCCTGCCATTACAGCGGATAGCAGACTAGAGAATGGCTTGGAAGCCCCGGATTCGTACGCTTGATTTGAAACAGAGCTTGTCATACATTCCAATGGTTATTCAACGTTTACCGCTTCGTGACCATGGCACCTTCTTCCGCATGCGCGACCGTTACCGGAGAAGTTCTTATCGACCGGATTCATTTCCTCACCGGGAGACCATCGAAATGGCCTTTGAACCCACGTTTTTCCACACCTTTCTGGAAACCTGCGATCGACACCGCGACAATCTCGCTTTCATCTACCGCGTGGGCGAGGACGAATTCAGAGTCACCTACGAAAAATTCTTCGAGGATGTGCTCATTCTTGCCCGGGCCTTCAAAGCCAACAAGGTGCGCAAGGGCGACAAGGTGTTCATGCTCTCCGACAATCGCTATTCCTGGATTGTCACGGACATGGCCCTGCAAGCCCTGGGAGCGGTCAGCGTTCCGCGCGGCACCGACACGCCTCCGAGCGAAATAGAATTCATCGTCAATCATTCGGACTCTGAATTCCTGATTGTCGAGACGGACAAGCTCTACAAGGAATGCCAGGCACTGATAAAAAGCCTCAAGCTCAAGGGCGTATTCATCGCCGCCAGCTCCGAAAAGCACTCCTGGTTCGACAAGGCCACGTCATATACGGAACTGCTTGAAAACCGCTCCATCGAACCCAAGGACATCGAATGGTTCAGGGGGCTGGCCGACAAGATCACCCCGGAAGACCTGCTGACCATCATCTACACCTCCGGCACCACCGGAACCCCCAAAGGGGTCATGCTCAGCCATTCCAACCTCATGCACAACGTACGCACCCTGCCGCCGCTCATCAGGCTGCAGTCCGACGACGTGTGGGTGTCCATTCTTCCGACCTGGCACATCTTCGAACGCACCGCGGAATACATAGGCATCGCCAGCGGCAGTTGCCTGGTCTACTCATCCATCCGCACCTTTGCGGCGGATCTGGAATCCTACAAGCCCACTCTGGTCGCAACCGTGCCACGCATCTGGGAATCCCTTTATTCCAAAATCACGACGGGCCTGAAGAAGAAAGATCCCAAAAAGGCCAAGATCTTCAATCTGCTGGTTCGGGTCTCCGCCGCCTACCGCCGCAATGCGCGCGTGCTGCGCGACCAGTTACCCGTCTTCGAGAAAAAAGCCTTTCCGCTGCGCTTTGCGGACAAGGTGCAGGCCCTGGTTTCAAACATGTTTCTCTTCCTGCCCAACCTCCTGGCCAAGAAGAAGCTCGTGCTCGTGCAGGAAAAATTCGGTGGTCGCCTGAAAGGCGCCATCAGCGGCGGCGGCAGCCTGCCGCCCTATCTGGATGAATGGATCGACGCCATCGGCATCCGCATCATCAATGCCTACGGCATGACCGAATGCTCCCCCGGCATCGCCGGACGCGGCTT
This window encodes:
- a CDS encoding AI-2E family transporter, with product MILDKTPYSFDRVVRMALAAGLLWGVITTLGYLSDVLIPFAVALLLAYILNPLVHRVQLLVKSRGLAIGLTLFFFFAAVGALCWFVIPLMGREVAHMGRLISDLVSNSKLAEEAANRLPPDVWQALRDYFNTPEVRDFFRTDSFISMAQATLRRVLPGLMGIISGTYSVLMALVVPAVVLLYLIFLLMDFQRVRVAWKELIPPQYRESVVSFVEEFDLAMNLYFRGQTTIAGILGICFATGFSMIGLPMGILLGFFVGMLNLVPYLQLLGLIPAVVLAAIHALETGQSFWVVMGMTGLVFVIVQIIQDAVLVPRILGKAMGLSPAVMLLSLSIWGKLLGMLGLLIALPMTCLALAYYRRLVLAPSTPGLIVKPAEEGGS
- a CDS encoding long-chain fatty acid--CoA ligase, producing the protein MAFEPTFFHTFLETCDRHRDNLAFIYRVGEDEFRVTYEKFFEDVLILARAFKANKVRKGDKVFMLSDNRYSWIVTDMALQALGAVSVPRGTDTPPSEIEFIVNHSDSEFLIVETDKLYKECQALIKSLKLKGVFIAASSEKHSWFDKATSYTELLENRSIEPKDIEWFRGLADKITPEDLLTIIYTSGTTGTPKGVMLSHSNLMHNVRTLPPLIRLQSDDVWVSILPTWHIFERTAEYIGIASGSCLVYSSIRTFAADLESYKPTLVATVPRIWESLYSKITTGLKKKDPKKAKIFNLLVRVSAAYRRNARVLRDQLPVFEKKAFPLRFADKVQALVSNMFLFLPNLLAKKKLVLVQEKFGGRLKGAISGGGSLPPYLDEWIDAIGIRIINAYGMTECSPGIAGRGFNCDVFGTIGPPVDETELRIVNEQGEPLPNGVEGEIQVRGAQVSKGYYKNDEANANAFSPDGFLRTGDLGRLTLTGELVITGRAKEIIVLASGENVDPTNIEATLSMFPFVQDAVLVGQDKKGLGALIVPDLEKLREFVQEKYNQVLEETEGALRDKQLLDRLREEMNKLLNAKKGFKPYEKLQNIHFLDKEFTLGEELTNSFKKKRHVIEKKYKDIINRLLK